In Quercus lobata isolate SW786 chromosome 12, ValleyOak3.0 Primary Assembly, whole genome shotgun sequence, a genomic segment contains:
- the LOC115970351 gene encoding probable pectinesterase 29: MQSLQLFSCITLLLLYCNVSISAFLCELNEANPFKVAFTIAVDIAGRHGNFTTIQSAIDSIPSGNTKWIRIQIFAGIYRVRKITITYDKTCILLDGAGRHVTFIEWGDHKLMNSSSTFTSVAENLVVKGIGFKNTYNIGLYSPKQKHQRPALAAEILGDKAAFYNCSFSGMQDTLWDAAGRHYFYQCYIQGGIDFIFGNGQSFCEQSVVHYSLGTYGHGTYVGYITAQGRDLAGDPSGFVFKDCEILGEGKAYLGRAWRAFSSVIIANSKLSDVVVPQGWDAWFNVGHE; the protein is encoded by the exons ATGCAGTCTCTCCAATTATTTTCATGCATTACCCTTTTGTTACTATACTGCAATGTGTCCATATCAGCTTTCTTGTGTGAACTAAATGAAGCCAACCCCTTCAAAGTTGCATTTACCATCGCTGTAGATATTGCAGGCCGTCACGGAAACTTCACGACCATTCAAAGCGCCATTGATTCTATTCCTTCAGGCAACACTAAGTGGATACGGATTCAAATTTTTGCTGGCATATacag AGTT AGAAAAATCACAATCACATACGATAAAACATGTATTTTACTTGATGGAGCAGGCCGCCATGTTACGTTTATTGAATGGGGTGATCATAAACTTATGAATTCTAGCTCTACTTTCACTTCAGTTGCTGAAAATCTTGTGGTCAAAGGCATTGGATTTAAG AACACATACAATATTGGTCTGTATAGCCCAAAACAGAAACACCAGAGACCAGCTTTGGCAGCTGAAATACTAGGGGACAAAGCTGCTTTCTACAACTGCAGCTTTTCGGGGATGCAAGATACCTTGTGGGATGCCGCAGGCCGCCATTACTTTTACCAATGCTACATTCAAGGTGGAATTGATTTTATATTTGGCAATGGCCAATCTTTCTGTGAG CAAAGTGTTGTACATTATTCATTGGGAACATATGGTCATGGAACCTACGTCGGCTATATAACAGCACAGGGAAGGGACTTAGCTGGTGATCCTTCTGGCTTTGTGTTTAAAGATTGTGAGATTCTTGGGGAAGGTAAAGCTTACCTTGGGAGAGCTTGGAGAGCTTTTTCCAGTGTAATTATTGCCAATTCAAAGTTATCAGATGTAGTCGTCCCGCAGGGCTGGGATGCTTGGTTCAACGTGGGCCATGAGTAA